One window of Halalkalicoccus subterraneus genomic DNA carries:
- a CDS encoding competence/damage-inducible protein A, protein MYVALVTVGDEILAGDTINTNAAWLGQRLAERGVDVERVTVIPDRIEEIARVVGEYHTEYDAVIVTGGLGPTHDDLTIEGVAAALDRAVERNEAALSWLLEEGGYERDELTAGTADLPQGARPLHNEVGVAPGAVVEGIYVLPGVPDEMKAMFESVEAEFEGEPRYVARVFTTEPESELVPRLAELRERFDVTVGSYPGDGVKLKLTGTDERTVEDAAGWLRERVELAE, encoded by the coding sequence ATGTACGTCGCGCTCGTCACCGTCGGCGACGAGATCCTCGCGGGAGACACGATCAACACGAACGCCGCGTGGCTCGGCCAGCGCCTCGCCGAGCGCGGCGTCGACGTCGAGCGCGTGACGGTGATCCCCGACCGAATCGAGGAGATCGCCCGCGTCGTCGGGGAGTACCACACCGAGTACGACGCCGTGATCGTCACCGGAGGGCTGGGTCCGACCCACGACGACCTGACGATAGAAGGGGTCGCCGCCGCGCTCGACCGCGCGGTCGAGCGAAACGAGGCGGCCCTGTCGTGGCTCCTCGAGGAGGGCGGCTACGAGCGTGACGAACTGACGGCGGGGACCGCCGACCTGCCGCAGGGGGCGCGCCCGCTTCACAACGAGGTCGGCGTCGCACCCGGCGCGGTCGTCGAGGGGATCTACGTCCTGCCGGGCGTGCCCGACGAGATGAAGGCGATGTTCGAGTCCGTCGAAGCCGAGTTCGAGGGCGAGCCTCGATACGTGGCCCGCGTCTTCACGACCGAACCCGAGAGCGAACTCGTCCCCCGACTCGCCGAACTGCGCGAGCGCTTCGACGTAACGGTCGGGAGTTATCCCGGCGACGGGGTCAAGCTGAAACTCACGGGCACCGACGAAAGGACGGTCGAGGACGCGGCCGGCTGGCTGCGCGAGCGCGTCGAACTGGCCGAATGA
- a CDS encoding DUF5803 family protein — protein sequence MNRRLLAFASLVALVAVAGCTGFGSVTSEEGLGEDAEYDWGTDADATINVTDGEYKAVYALENRSTIRLYEATRYGDDNPIDVRAVQFRYPNGTVVGAEEIEVEETRSEVTVHLPTEGGQFAFTSDSRSRNLATDTFVEGSYEVILPPGYRVDNFVLANVRPGGYETELVDDQVHIRWDEVETDTISVRYYMERDVYLFGGLIVVASIGAAIAGTYVYRQMQELKRKREEAGLDVNIEDDDNGPPPGMR from the coding sequence ATGAACCGCCGGCTGCTCGCGTTCGCGTCGCTCGTCGCGCTCGTGGCGGTAGCCGGCTGTACGGGGTTCGGCTCAGTGACCAGCGAGGAGGGACTCGGTGAGGACGCCGAGTACGACTGGGGGACGGACGCCGACGCCACCATCAACGTCACCGACGGCGAGTACAAGGCCGTCTACGCGCTCGAGAACCGATCGACGATTCGGCTCTACGAGGCGACCCGCTACGGCGACGACAACCCGATCGACGTGCGCGCGGTGCAGTTTCGCTACCCGAACGGGACGGTGGTAGGGGCCGAGGAGATCGAGGTCGAGGAGACCCGCTCGGAGGTCACCGTCCACCTGCCCACAGAGGGGGGTCAGTTCGCATTCACGTCTGACTCTCGGTCGCGCAACCTCGCGACCGACACCTTCGTCGAGGGCTCCTACGAGGTGATCCTCCCGCCGGGCTACCGGGTCGACAACTTCGTGCTCGCGAACGTCCGACCGGGCGGCTATGAGACCGAACTCGTCGACGATCAGGTCCACATCCGGTGGGACGAGGTGGAGACCGACACCATCTCGGTGCGGTACTACATGGAGCGCGACGTCTACCTGTTCGGTGGACTGATCGTCGTCGCCTCGATCGGCGCGGCGATCGCCGGGACGTACGTCTACCGCCAGATGCAGGAGCTCAAGCGAAAGCGCGAGGAGGCGGGACTGGACGTCAATATCGAGGACGACGACAACGGCCCGCCGCCGGGAATGCGGTGA
- a CDS encoding DUF2110 family protein, which translates to RGEVRATVNRAGHAKDIVTVERLGLLEQSVVCREGTDPPGLLAAIGPHLTSELRCVITT; encoded by the coding sequence GCGTGGGGAGGTGCGCGCGACGGTCAACCGTGCGGGCCATGCGAAGGACATCGTGACCGTCGAGCGCCTGGGACTGCTCGAACAGAGCGTCGTCTGTCGTGAGGGGACCGACCCGCCGGGGTTGCTCGCGGCGATCGGTCCTCACCTCACCTCCGAGCTGCGCTGTGTCATCACCACATGA